In Labeo rohita strain BAU-BD-2019 chromosome 16, IGBB_LRoh.1.0, whole genome shotgun sequence, one DNA window encodes the following:
- the snx10b gene encoding sorting nexin-10B: MQEFTGVWVRDPRIQKEDFWHAYMDYEICIHTNSLAFTKKSSCVRRRYSEFVWLRKKLQENAMLITHLPKLPPKNPFFSLNNAREIGARMEGLRKFLEEVVHSPVLLSDSCLHLFLQSQLSVKKIEACAEGRSRYTVSEAVHNCGSGNKRFQSLSEGNMEEEEDDMH, encoded by the exons ATGCAGGAATTCACTGGCGTGTGGGTGAGGGACCCTCGCATCCAGAAAGAGGATTTCTGGCATGCCTACATGGATTATGAAATCTGTATACAT ACAAACAGTTTGGCCTTCACTAAGAAGAGTTCCTGTGTGCGGCGGAGATACAGCGAGTTTGTGTGGCTAAGAAAAAAGCTACAGGAAAATGCCATGCTCAT AACACATCTACCCAAACTTCCTCCAAAAAACCCGTTTTTCAGTCTCAACAATGCCAGAGAGATTGGAGCCCGTATGGAAGGGCTCCGGAAATTTCTAGAAGA GGTGGTTCACAGCCCGGTGCTGCTTTCGGACAGTTGCTTGCACCTCTTCCTACAGTCCCAATTGAGTGTGAAAAAAATCGAGGCCTGCGCTGAAGGCCGAAGTCGCTACACTGTGTCTGAGGCCGTTCACAATTGTGGCTCAGGAAACAAACGCTTTCAATCTCTCTCTGAAGGGAACATGGAGGAAGAAGAGGACGATATGCACTGA